A single region of the Raphanus sativus cultivar WK10039 chromosome 1, ASM80110v3, whole genome shotgun sequence genome encodes:
- the LOC108809646 gene encoding cysteine proteinase RD21A, with product MKLLSSATAILFLTMIVVSSAMDMSIISYDKNHRTVSSRSDAEVSRLYKEWLVKHGKAQNSLTEKDRRFEIFKDNLRFIDEHNGKNLSYRLGLTKFADLTNDEYRSMYLGSRLKRKATKTSLRYEARVGDAIPESVDWRKEGAVAEVKDQGSCGSCWAFSTIGAVEGINKVVTGDLISLSEQELVDCDTSYNEGCNGGLMDYAFEFIINNGGIDTEEDYPYKGVDGRCDQTRKNAKVVTIDSYEDVPANSEESLKKALSHQPISVAIEGGGRAFQLYDSGIFDGICGTDLDHGVLAVGYGTESGKDYWIVKNSWGTSWGESGYIRMERNIASSAGKCGIAVEPSYPIKNGQNPPNPGPSPPSPVTPPTQCDSYYTCPESNTCCCLFDYGKYCLAWGCCPLEAATCCDDNYSCCPHEYPVCDLDQGTCLMSKNSPFSIKAMKRKPATPFWSQSRKNIA from the exons atgaagctCCTTAGCTCAGCTACCGCTATCCTCTTCTTAACGATGATCGTGGTATCATCAGCGATGGATATGTCAATCATTTCCTACGACAAAAACCACCGCACCGTCTCTTCCAGAAGCGATGCCGAAGTTTCAAGACTATACAAGGAGTGGTTAGTGAAACACGGGAAGGCTCAGAATTCTCTTACAGAGAAAGATCGACGGTTCGAGATCTTTAAAGACAATCTCCGTTTCATAGACGAACACAACGGGAAGAATCTTAGTTACAGACTGGGTCTTACGAAGTTCGCGGATCTCACTAACGATGAGTATAGATCCATGTACCTCGGGTCTAGGCTCAAGAGGAAAGCCACGAAGACCAGCCTTCGCTACGAGGCGCGTGTAGGTGACGCTATCCCGGAGAGCGTTGACTGGAGGAAGGAAGGTGCTGTCGCTGAGGTTAAAGATCAGGGAAGCTGCG GGAGTTGTTGGGCGTTTTCAACAATCGGAGCAGTGGAGGGCATAAACAAGGTCGTGACCGGAGACTTAATATCATTATCTGAACAAGAATTGGTCGACTGTGACACTTCATACAATGAAGGTTGTAACGGAGGTCTCATGGACTATGCTTTTGAATTCATTATCAACAACGGTGGAATCGATACAGAGGAAGATTACCCTTACAAGGGTGTTGACGGACGTTGTGATCAGACCAGA AAAAACGCTAAAGTTGTTACAATCGATTCATATGAGGATGTGCCGGCTAACAGCGAAGAGTCCTTGAAGAAAGCACTTTCTCACCAACCAATCAGCGTGGCCATTGAGGGTGGTGGTCGTGCGTTCCAGCTCTATGATTCT GGTATATTCGATGGAATTTGTGGAACAGATCTAGACCACGGAGTTTTGGCGGTCGGGTACGGAACAGAGAGCGGCAAAGACTATTGGATTGTGAAAAACTCATGGGGAACAAGCTGGGGAGAGAGCGGATACATAAGGATGGAGCGTAACATTGCGTCTTCAGCAGGAAAATGTGGAATCGCTGTTGAGCCTTCATATCCGATCAAGAACGGCCAAAACCCACCAAACCCTGGACCTTCACCTCCATCTCCCGTCACGCCTCCGACCCAATGTGACAGTTACTACACATGTCCTGAGAGCAACACCTGTTGTTGTCTCTTTGATTATGGCAAGTATTGCCTTGCTTGGGGATGTTGCCCACTAGAAGCAGCCACATGTTGTGATGACAACTATAGTTGCTGCCCTCACGAGTACCCCGTTTGTGACCTTGATCAGGGAACTTGTTTAATG AGCAAGAACAGTCCGTTTAGTATCAAGGCCATGAAGCGCAAGCCCGCAACACCATTCTGGTCGCAGAGCAGGAAGAACATTGCGTAA